From the Solibacillus sp. FSL R5-0449 genome, one window contains:
- a CDS encoding DUF4097 family beta strand repeat-containing protein — MQEERKRILKLVESGTITAEEAIVLLEKLSSEKESTPAQAAPIEQPVFEETFEEEPHKAEPVFEEQKEKRKTTGFEDIFGKSFNDKEFNKKMDEFMGDIKQDLSQFSTRMTGLVGAALSKFKELDIDTPFGEKVEFTKTYAYPVADVKGVELEIANGKVDIVRATDDLVTVNVTGKTPLKGTEEETITQATENMSKLTNDKLFIQSTNKFAQVKVQVAIPEKHYDVVIAKLLTGSVSIEKVDAKLVKARTHNGVIRLENATFDHAELQTSNGAVEARQIKGDDLEIGTANGRIYVDGELNEIEAESMNGHVVITTTSAEAHKIKARALAGSVEIYVPKTVALDGQVFSNFGKADIGLSDALITEEEEQFLSKSVRFSKELEGAKLLKLVGESRTGTVLVRYTLQ; from the coding sequence ATGCAAGAAGAACGTAAACGCATTTTAAAATTAGTTGAAAGCGGTACAATTACGGCAGAAGAGGCAATTGTATTACTGGAAAAATTGTCGTCGGAAAAGGAATCCACTCCAGCACAAGCAGCACCAATCGAGCAACCGGTTTTTGAAGAAACGTTTGAGGAAGAGCCGCATAAGGCAGAACCGGTTTTTGAAGAGCAAAAAGAAAAACGTAAAACAACAGGATTTGAAGATATTTTCGGCAAGTCATTTAACGATAAAGAATTCAATAAAAAAATGGACGAGTTTATGGGCGATATTAAGCAGGATTTATCGCAATTCAGCACACGTATGACAGGATTGGTCGGTGCGGCATTATCGAAGTTCAAAGAGCTTGATATTGATACACCATTTGGAGAAAAAGTGGAATTCACGAAAACGTACGCATACCCAGTAGCTGATGTGAAAGGGGTAGAGCTGGAAATAGCTAACGGTAAAGTTGATATCGTACGTGCTACGGATGATTTAGTTACTGTCAATGTGACAGGGAAAACACCGTTAAAAGGTACTGAGGAAGAAACGATTACTCAGGCAACGGAAAACATGTCGAAGCTGACAAATGACAAATTATTTATTCAGTCAACAAATAAATTTGCGCAAGTGAAAGTACAAGTAGCTATTCCAGAAAAACATTATGATGTCGTCATTGCAAAATTATTAACAGGTAGTGTTTCAATCGAAAAGGTTGATGCAAAGCTAGTAAAAGCGCGTACACATAACGGTGTCATCCGTCTGGAAAATGCAACATTCGATCATGCGGAACTGCAAACGAGCAATGGTGCAGTAGAAGCCCGTCAAATTAAAGGTGATGATTTGGAAATCGGCACAGCGAATGGACGTATTTATGTGGACGGCGAATTAAACGAAATCGAAGCAGAATCAATGAATGGACATGTTGTCATTACAACAACGAGTGCAGAAGCGCACAAAATCAAGGCACGCGCATTGGCAGGTTCAGTTGAAATTTATGTTCCGAAAACCGTTGCGCTGGACGGCCAGGTTTTCTCAAACTTCGGTAAAGCAGATATCGGTTTAAGTGATGCGCTTATTACAGAAGAAGAGGAGCAATTCCTGTCAAAATCGGTTCGCTTCTCAAAAGAACTGGAAGGTGCGAAACTTCTGAAATTAGTAGGAGAATCTCGTACAGGTACAGTGCTCGTACGTTATACACTGCAATAG